The segment GCGAGGAGGCCTTCGAGGTTCTCCCGCGCCATCCGCGTTCTCGGATGCTCCGCGCCGAGGCTCCGGGTGCAAATCTCCACCGCCCGGCGCTGCAGCGGCACCGCCTCCGCCAGCCGGTTCGTGGCCTGGAGCAACTGCGCGAGGTTGTTGAGGCCGATGGCGACATTGGGATGATCCGGGCCGTAGCTGGCCTCGTCGATACGCAAAGCGCGGCGATACAGCGGTTCCGCCTCCGCCAGCCGGTTCGTGGCCTGGAGCAACCTAGCGAGGTTGTTGAGGTCAATGGCGACATTGGGATGATCCGGGCCGAAGCTGGCCTCGTCGATGCGCAGGGCGCGGCGCATCGGCTCCTCCGCCTCCGCCAGCCGGTTCGTGGCCTGGAGCAACTGCGCGAGGTTGTTGAGGTCGATGGCGACTTTGGGATGATCCGGGCCGAAGCTGGTCTCATCGATGCGCAGGGCGCGGCGCTGCGGCTCCTCCGCCTCCGCCAGCCGGTTCGTGTCCTGGAGCAACGCGGCGAGGTTGTTGAGGCGGGTGGCGACGCTGGGATGATCCGGGCCGTAGCTGGCCTCGGTTATGCGCAGAGCGCGGCGATACAACGGCTCCGCCCCCGCCAGCCGGTTCGTGACTTGGAGCAACGTGGCAAGGTTGTTGAGCGCCGTGGCGACTTCGGGATGATCCGGGCCGTAGCTGGCCTCGTCGATGTGCAGGGCGCGGCGGTGGAGGGGTTCAGCAGTGGAGAAGTCCGCTTTCGTTTGATAAAACAGGCCAAACACATTCAGCAGGCGCGGAAAGCCAGTTTCTGCTGCTTCCGCGTCCGAAAGGTGGTGTGCGTCCGAGGCTTCGTGTCCAAGTAGGGCCTCCAATGGCTTTTGCAGAGGAATCCAAGTGAGAGGCCAAGAACGAACATCCTGCGGCGGTGGATCATTTGGAGAGCTTGCATTGACCCAGCAGATCACGCGCATGAGCCAGGGCTTTGGTTCGTCCCAGCGCTGGGTGGTCTGGACGAGACGGTGGCAGGTGAGGTAGTCCTCGTGGAGCTCGATGAGGGCGTAGCGGGCGAGCAGGGCGAGGGCGTCCTCGATGGCTTCGGTTTGCTCCTCCGGTGTTGCCGAGGCTGACGAAGGCAGAGGATTTCCAGCAGATTCAGGGAGGCCAGCAGATTTCTTTTGGGGTTCAGGGAGCCCTTCTGAAATCACCTGTGGGCTTCCGTGCATCTGCGGGAGACTCTTCTCCGGGCTGGGGCATTCGGCAGCGGCGTCCAGCACATGCTGCGGGGCGCGGGTGAAGAGGAAGCGGGGAATCTCATCCGGGCCGAGCCAGGCGATCAGTTTCATCACGGCACGGGCCAGCGGCGTGAGCTGATCGAGCGTGACGAGCCAGGTGCGGGCGACAGTGGCCTCGTAGCCGGTGCCGCCGCCGTATTTCATCGGGGTCGCGAGCAGGCGCTGGGCGGCGTCTTCATTCGCCCGGTAGCGCCGCAGGTATTCGGCAGGGCCGAGGCGCTTCTCCGCCATGTAGGCAGCGGCCTGCTCCAAGGCCAGCGGCAGGCCACCGAGCTCCTGGGCGAGCGCAGTGGCATCTGCCAGCGGGCAGGCGATGGGCAAACCCTCCAGCCGCGTGGTCAGCCATGCCGCGCCCTGGGCAGGCGTCCAGGTGCGCAGCGGGATGGTGGCGAGCTGCTGGCCCCAATCCTCCAGCCGTGAGGTGATCAAGACACGGCCCGTGTGCAGCGGACGCAGCGTTTCCATCAAGGCGGTCTGCGCCTCGGGCGTGTCGGCATTGTCGGCGATGAGCAGCCAGCCCTGGTTCCGCGCCAGCCAGTCCAGCGTGGCCTCGGCACGCGGAGCGTCCTCACGCAGATCACGCTGCGGCAGCTCGAGCGTGTCACAAAGCCGACTGAGACCGGTGGTGAGGCTGGAGGGCGAATCCGCCGGGAGCCAAAGCAGCGCGGTGAAGTCCTGCGCATGCCGCCAGGCATACTCGACGGCGAGCTGGGTCTTCCCCACGCCCCCGAGACCATGCACGACCTGCGGCTGCGTGATGGCGGCGATGCCGCCACTGTGCGCCAGCGCGGTCTCCAAGGCCTGCATCTCCGCATCCCGCTGGCCGAAGTGTTTGTTGAGGCGAAACGGCAGGTTCACCGGTCGCGGAGCCTCCGGCGGGATGTGGGCCAAGGTTTCCTCCAAAACCTTCAACGCGGCTTCGAGACGTTCTGAGGTGATGACATGATGCGTGGATGGCACGCGTGGCTCCAGCCACTCGGGCACGCGTAACGGCTTCAAGATGCCCCGGATGAGATCGCCGATGCCGAGGCGGCGGAAGTCGGCGGGATCCTTCTTGGCGCTACCGGGAGCGTCCTCGAGTAAGAAGAAGCAGAGGAAGAGGTCGAAACGATCCCTCAGTTTCGCGGTCTTGATTTTCTTCAGCGTGTGCGCGGCTTTGCCGGGTTTTTTCTGCACGGTGATCTGGATGGCGATGCGGTTCCGTTCATCCCCGAGGTCCACGCCGGGGAAGTTTCCCTGCTCTTGATTCAGGTTTCTCAGCGTCCAGCCAAACAGCGGCTCAAACAGCCTCATGCACACGCCTTCGAGCACTGTGGCATCATGTCCGCAACTTTTCAGATGCGTGGAGAGCGTGCTGAGCCGGAGTGAGAGCTGGTCGATGAGAGTTCCCTGAATCACGGGGTGGAGGAATGGGTGCGTGGCAGAGCATAGGCTCGACAGAGCACGAAGGCACTCTTTTACTCCAGGGCATGCGCATGAAATGAGCGGGAGAGCATGAAGACGGCCTTTTTGACAGGATTAACAAGATTGCAGGATTATACAGGATTTCTCGGCTGACTCTGCGGAGCGGCCATCGCTTATCGGAACTGGTTTGCATTCTCTTTTGCCTTTGTTGAGCCGAGTGACGGCAGATCAATCCTGCTTAATCCTGTGAATCTTGTTCATCCTGTCCAAAAAGTGACCAAACGACTGCCAAGTTCCCTTTGAATTTGGATGCGTAAGTCCTGCATTTACTCCGTGTTGTCAGCAGTTGGCAGACTCTTTTCACCGCTGACATGGCGCTCATGAGACGCTCATCCAGTTTCATTCATTAGCGTCCAATCAGCGTCTTATTCGCGGTTAAGAATCGTTCGAGCGGTCTTGGATGCCGCTGCCGGGCCGCATGCGTTTTATCCCCCACGACAGGGCTTAGGTACCCAAACTCGACGCTCCATCTCAAGACCGAGAACAGATGATCTCCAGCAGATTCAGGGAGGCCAACAGATTCCTTCTGAAGCCAATCTGCTGGCCTCCCTGAATCTGCTGGAAAATGAAGAACCTCTAGATCCAGTTCTCGATTTCATGCGTAAGCCCTGCCCCCACGAGGGGCGGTCAGCTTCAGCCTTCCAGCGTGTGGATGAAGAGGCCGGAGCGGAGCTTGGGCTCGAACCAGGTGCTCTTGGGGGGCATGATGGAGTTCACGTCGCTGATGGCCATGAGCTGATCGACGGTGGTGGGATACATGCTGAAGGCGACGGTGTGCTGGCGGGTATCGACGAGCATCTCTAGCTCGGCGGTGCCGCGGATGCCGCCGATGAAGTCGATGCGCTTGCTGGTGCGTGGGTCGTCGATGCCGAGGACGGGTTTTAAGAGGCGGTCCTGCAAGATGCTGACGTCGAGCTGGTCGATGGGGCTGGCGTTTTCCGCCGGTTTCCACTCCAGGAGGTGCCACTGGCCTTTGAGGTACATGCAGCACTGGCCGGGATGGGCGGGGCTTTTCTCGGTGGTGGGCTGCACGCTGAAGATGCTGCTCACGTTGGCCATGAACTCGTCCTGCGTGAGGCAGTTGAGGTCTTTGACGGCGCGGTTGTAGGGGAGGATTTTCAGCTCGTCGCCGGGGAAGAGGACGCTGAGGAACCAGTTGTAGTTTTCGCTGCCGTTGTGCGCGGCATTGGCCTGGCGGCGCAGTTTGCTGACGCGGAAGGCGCTGGCGGCGCGGTGGTGGCCATCGGCGACGTAGGCGCAGGGGACTTGGCTTTCAAAGATGCTGGTCAAGGAGACGCAGGCTCCGGCGCCGACACGCCAGACGGTGTGGCGCACGCCATCGGGGGCGGTGAGGTCGTAGAGGGGCTTGTCAGTGGCCTGGATGTCGCGGGTGAGGGCGGAGATGGCCGGGCGCTGGCGGTAGGTGAGGAAGATGGGGCCGGTATTGGCATCGAGGGTGTCCACGAGGCGGGTGCGGTCGTCTTCTTTGTCCTGGCGGGTTTTTTCGTGCTTCTTGATGATGTCGTGCTCGTAGTCCTCGGTGTGGCAGACGGTGACGAGGCCGGTCTGGGCGTGGCCGCCGATCTCCTGACGGTAGAGGTACATGCAGGGGGCGCTTTCGCGGAGGAGGATGCCGTCTTGTTGCAGCTTCAGGAAGTTCTCGCGGGCCTTGGCATAGACCTCGGCGGAGTAGGGGTCGATCTCGGGGTCGAGGTCGATCTCGGCGCGATCGACGTGGAGGAGGGAGTGGGGCTTGCCAGCGGCGAGGGCGGCGGCTTCCTCGCGGTTGACGACGTCGTAGGGGACGGCGGCGACTTCGGAGGCGTGTGAGGGAGCGGGGACGAGTCCTTGGAAGGTGCGGATGCGCATAAAATGGAGGCTGGGGCGATAGGAGCGGCCCAGCGGATTGTCAATGGCTGCGCTGCGCCCTTTGGGTGGCCAGTGCGGCACTAAAATGAGGTCCATCGAACGGCGCGGACCTGAGGACAGGATTCACAGGATTTTCAGGATTATGCAGGATTAACGGCCTGAAACTTGATGGCGGCTTAGCATTGGAAAGCGCTGAGCTTTGAAAGCGTCGTGCACCCACTGAGTTACCCAGGTTAAATCCTGTCATCTGTTTGATAGGCTCCAGGTTCACTTCGCCCTGTTGGCGGCCAGAGGCGTTACTTGAGGGCTTTGACGAGCACCTTGGAGTTGCGGCCGCTTTTGTCGTATTTTTCGCGGCGGCTGGGTGGCAGGGCGGCTGGATCGGCCACGGTGTAGCCCATTTTCTCCTCGAAAAAGCGGAAGGCCTGGGTGCTGAGGGCCACGATGACGTCACTGCCGCGCTGCCGGGCGGTCTCCTCTGCAAAGGCGACGAGCTTGCGGCCGTGGTTTTTGTTTTTGTGACTGCGGCGCACGAAGAGGCAGGCGAGCTCGGCGATTTTGCGGCCTTCTTCTTCATAACTGTGCACGGCGACGCTGCCGATGGGGTGGCCATCGAGCTCGAGGACGAAGAAGTCTTTGATGCGTGACTGGATCTGATCCCGCGTGCGGGGCACGAGTGCGGCCTCATCCACGCTCTGCTGCATCATGGAGAGCAACTCGGGCACATCGGCGGCGCGGGCTTTGCGGATCTGCTGGTATTCATCTCCATGGATCATGGTGCCCACGCCTTCATTGCTGAAAAGCTCTGCGAGCAGGGCCTCATCCTGGGTGCCATCGACGATGTGCACGCGGGGCACGCCCTCCTGGCAGGCGAGCGCGGCGTAGCGCAGCTTTGATAGGAGGCTGATGTCGTGCTGGGGATCTTTTTTCCGATACATGTCGCGTGCATCGGCGACGGAGAGTTGCTCCAACCTGGTGCCATCTGCATGGCTGAGACCGCTCTCGGCCACAAAGATGACTTTCGCGGCCTGGAGTGCGATGGCGACCTCGACGGCGACGGCATCGCTATTGAGCCGAAGGGTGGCCCCTTTGCCGTCATAGCCCAAGGGGGGCAAAATGGGGATGATGTCCGCTTTGAGCAGCGCACGCAGGGTCTCTTCATCCACACGCTCGATGCGGCCGGTGTTTTCCAGATCGACGCCGTCGATGACGCCTGCGGGATGCACGGCGAGGGCATTGGTAATGGCCACGGGCATCTCCAGCGCGGTGAGATCTGCGGCGAGTTCACTGCACTGGCGCATGATGGCCTCTGTGGCGATCTCCAGGCCTGCGGCATCGGTGCGGCCCATGCCATCATCACTGGTGAGCGTGACGCCGCGCCGTGCGGCGAGGGCGCGGATCTGTGCCCGTGCGCCAAAGACGAGGACGACCTCGATATTGAGCGACTGGAGCACGGCCACATCCTGCAGCAGGCTGGTGAAGACCGACTGGCCCATGAGCGCACCATCAAAGGCGATCACGAACACACGCTGACGGAACTGCGGCACGTAGCGCAAGATGCCGCGCAGGTCTTCGAAACGCTGCGTGGGGCGTGTGGCAGGGGGCGGGCGGGCTGGTGTCGGTATTGTTCACGGATGGGCAGAAAGGCATATCATAGCACAATGAGGCCGAACTCATCCCAAACTTTTCCCCACCAGGAAAAAGCGCCGTTTTTAGCGCAGGGAGCTGACGCCTTTCTCCAGCCCAAAGAGCTGCTCCACCTCGGCATCGCTGAGGGCACGATCAAACACGGCCAAGTCGTCCATGTGGCCCACATAGGAGGCTCCGAGCACCAGGGCTACTTGCGCAGGGTCCCACGCGATGCTGAGATCCCAGCCTTCGATGCGGCCCTGGAGCTTGCCATTGAGGAAGAGGCTGCCACGCGGCTTCGCGGCCTTGTTGTTGGCGTTTTCGATGGTGATCACGGCATGCGTCCAGGCATCGCGGCTGAAGGGAGCCTTGGCGACCTGCACCATGGGGCGCTTCTC is part of the Verrucomicrobiaceae bacterium genome and harbors:
- a CDS encoding tetratricopeptide repeat protein gives rise to the protein MIQGTLIDQLSLRLSTLSTHLKSCGHDATVLEGVCMRLFEPLFGWTLRNLNQEQGNFPGVDLGDERNRIAIQITVQKKPGKAAHTLKKIKTAKLRDRFDLFLCFFLLEDAPGSAKKDPADFRRLGIGDLIRGILKPLRVPEWLEPRVPSTHHVITSERLEAALKVLEETLAHIPPEAPRPVNLPFRLNKHFGQRDAEMQALETALAHSGGIAAITQPQVVHGLGGVGKTQLAVEYAWRHAQDFTALLWLPADSPSSLTTGLSRLCDTLELPQRDLREDAPRAEATLDWLARNQGWLLIADNADTPEAQTALMETLRPLHTGRVLITSRLEDWGQQLATIPLRTWTPAQGAAWLTTRLEGLPIACPLADATALAQELGGLPLALEQAAAYMAEKRLGPAEYLRRYRANEDAAQRLLATPMKYGGGTGYEATVARTWLVTLDQLTPLARAVMKLIAWLGPDEIPRFLFTRAPQHVLDAAAECPSPEKSLPQMHGSPQVISEGLPEPQKKSAGLPESAGNPLPSSASATPEEQTEAIEDALALLARYALIELHEDYLTCHRLVQTTQRWDEPKPWLMRVICWVNASSPNDPPPQDVRSWPLTWIPLQKPLEALLGHEASDAHHLSDAEAAETGFPRLLNVFGLFYQTKADFSTAEPLHRRALHIDEASYGPDHPEVATALNNLATLLQVTNRLAGAEPLYRRALRITEASYGPDHPSVATRLNNLAALLQDTNRLAEAEEPQRRALRIDETSFGPDHPKVAIDLNNLAQLLQATNRLAEAEEPMRRALRIDEASFGPDHPNVAIDLNNLARLLQATNRLAEAEPLYRRALRIDEASYGPDHPNVAIGLNNLAQLLQATNRLAEAVPLQRRAVEICTRSLGAEHPRTRMARENLEGLLAASQRSQG
- a CDS encoding DUF1015 domain-containing protein, yielding MRIRTFQGLVPAPSHASEVAAVPYDVVNREEAAALAAGKPHSLLHVDRAEIDLDPEIDPYSAEVYAKARENFLKLQQDGILLRESAPCMYLYRQEIGGHAQTGLVTVCHTEDYEHDIIKKHEKTRQDKEDDRTRLVDTLDANTGPIFLTYRQRPAISALTRDIQATDKPLYDLTAPDGVRHTVWRVGAGACVSLTSIFESQVPCAYVADGHHRAASAFRVSKLRRQANAAHNGSENYNWFLSVLFPGDELKILPYNRAVKDLNCLTQDEFMANVSSIFSVQPTTEKSPAHPGQCCMYLKGQWHLLEWKPAENASPIDQLDVSILQDRLLKPVLGIDDPRTSKRIDFIGGIRGTAELEMLVDTRQHTVAFSMYPTTVDQLMAISDVNSIMPPKSTWFEPKLRSGLFIHTLEG
- the argA gene encoding amino-acid N-acetyltransferase is translated as MRYVPQFRQRVFVIAFDGALMGQSVFTSLLQDVAVLQSLNIEVVLVFGARAQIRALAARRGVTLTSDDGMGRTDAAGLEIATEAIMRQCSELAADLTALEMPVAITNALAVHPAGVIDGVDLENTGRIERVDEETLRALLKADIIPILPPLGYDGKGATLRLNSDAVAVEVAIALQAAKVIFVAESGLSHADGTRLEQLSVADARDMYRKKDPQHDISLLSKLRYAALACQEGVPRVHIVDGTQDEALLAELFSNEGVGTMIHGDEYQQIRKARAADVPELLSMMQQSVDEAALVPRTRDQIQSRIKDFFVLELDGHPIGSVAVHSYEEEGRKIAELACLFVRRSHKNKNHGRKLVAFAEETARQRGSDVIVALSTQAFRFFEEKMGYTVADPAALPPSRREKYDKSGRNSKVLVKALK